A genomic stretch from Silurus meridionalis isolate SWU-2019-XX chromosome 1, ASM1480568v1, whole genome shotgun sequence includes:
- the LOC124391142 gene encoding macrophage mannose receptor 1-like, giving the protein MKCANHVLLLASLLGLATCLFQKYYISIRKKASWLTAQNYCRTNYVDLVTFQTEAEFISFLSVMSPYLVSRSWIGIYNAPNENQFTQWSDGSPVNYTYWQYGGPSNLNSSHCGLILPTYEWSTSVCSEQLYFLCYSWYPDIVPVQELKTWEEALVHCRKSYTDLVSLTTKNDFIAVNRSLKNQTMSVWTGLRFMNRLWFWVNQEPLGGLFQQPSCPAQPFRCGALVPGSGVLENRDCMEKRNFVCYIYS; this is encoded by the coding sequence ATGAAGTGCGCTAACCATGTCCTCCTTTTGGCTTCTCTGCTTGGCCTGGCTACATGTCTTTTCCAAAAATACTACATCTCAATAAGGAAAAAAGCGTCCTGGCTCACAGCACAGAATTATTGCCGGACAAATTACGTAGATCTGGTCACCTTTCAGACAGAAGCAGAGTTCATTAGCTTCCTTTCAGTTATGTCGCCGTATCTTGTTTCCCGAAGCTGGATCGGTATTTACAACGCTCCGAATGAGAATCAGTTCACGCAGTGGTCAGATGGAAGTCCGGTAAATTACACCTACTGGCAATATGGTGGGCCGAGCAACTTAAACAGTAGTCACTGCGGATTGATCCTACCAACATATGAATGGTCCACTTCTGTTTGCTCGGAACAACTGTATTTCTTATGCTACTCATGGTATCCCGATATCGTCCCGGTGCAGGAGTTAAAGACCTGGGAAGAGGCACTGGTGCACTGTCGTAAAAGCTACACCGACCTCGTGAGCTTGACGACAAAGAACGATTTTATTGCCGTAAACAGGAGCTTGAAGAATCAAACGATGAGTGTGTGGACGGGACTGCGCTTTATGAACCGCTTGTGGTTCTGGGTGAACCAGGAACCTTTGGGAGGACTGTTCCAGCAGCCCTCGTGCCCTGCTCAGCCTTTTCGATGCGGAGCTCTAGTACCTGGGAGTGGGGTCTTGGAGAACAGAGACTGCATGGAGAAGAGGAATTTCGTTTGTTACATCTACTCATAA